Proteins encoded by one window of Venturia canescens isolate UGA chromosome 2, ASM1945775v1, whole genome shotgun sequence:
- the LOC122406501 gene encoding probable ubiquitin carboxyl-terminal hydrolase FAF-X — protein MRLDWVFEVYESEETTPNPPCEELNTSAESLFFAGVLAKFFVYLEVSYTLLVPALDPMSERAYDFQYNFIKNEEAVVVLDMLTEGKFCMMNIDESTKRSAYHDIKALQIVTNDCW, from the exons ATGCGACTAGACTGGGTTTTCGAGGTATACGAAAGCGAGGAGACCACGCCAAATCCACCATGCGAAGAGCTCAATACATCCGCTGAAAGTCTCTTTTTCGCTGGAGTCCTAGCCAagttttttgtatatttagaG GTATCGTACACGCTCCTGGTGCCAGCACTGGATCCAATGTCAGAGAGGGCGTACGACTTTCAGTACAACTTTATAAAGAACGAGGAGGCTGTCGTTGTTCTGGATATGTTAACGGAGGGCAAATTTTGTATGATGAATATCGACGAATCGACGAAAAGATCAGCGTATCACGATATTAAAGCTTTGCAAATTGTTACTAACGATTGTTGGTAA